Proteins from a genomic interval of Zingiber officinale cultivar Zhangliang chromosome 2A, Zo_v1.1, whole genome shotgun sequence:
- the LOC122044378 gene encoding protein PYRICULARIA ORYZAE RESISTANCE 21-like, whose product MAEAKPKVATVIITVDLKCCSSAAKIKCTLCQLEMSFKISSRVFDEKKGTMTVSGPFDPYCFICYLRRMAGDVIKNVEIQSDHTQPAKTPQPATLQRVWCYCYMFSFEMNPGGCGCGSSSGCGCGCSSGYSSCSGSCSGSRFGCGCGCSSGYTSCSGSGSCSGFSRLPWPPAP is encoded by the exons ATGGCAGAGGCGAAGCCGAAG GTCGCCACAGTCATCATAACGGTTGATTTGAAATGCTGCTCCAGCGCCGCTAAGATAAAGTGCACTCTGTGCCAGCTCGAGA TGTCGTTCAAGATCAGTTCTCGCGTCTTCGATGAGAAGAAGGGCACGATGACGGTCTCCGGCCCCTTCGATCCCTACTGTTTCATCTGCTACCTCCGCCGCATGGCCGGCGATGTGATCAAAAACGTAGAAATCCAATCAGATCATACTCAGCCGGCGAAAACGCCGCAGCCGGCAACGCTGCAGCGGGTGTGGTGCTACTGCTACATGTTCTCCTTCGAAATGAACCCAGGTGGCTGCGGCTGCGGCTCCAGCTCCGGCTGTGGCTGCGGCTGCAGCTCTGGCTACTCCTCCTGCTCCGGCTCCTGCAGCGGCTCCCGTTTCGGTTGCGGCTGTGGCTGCAGCTCCGGCTACACCTCCTGCTCCGGCTCCGGCTCCTGCAGCGGCTTCTCCAGACTCCCATGGCCTCCAGCCCCATAG